The following proteins are encoded in a genomic region of Hemibagrus wyckioides isolate EC202008001 linkage group LG29, SWU_Hwy_1.0, whole genome shotgun sequence:
- the LOC131349266 gene encoding multiple PDZ domain protein isoform X2 yields MIETIDTQRCLQAVERLQARLKERGGDVPSEEKLNLLKSVLQSPLFHQILALQKSGQHLKEQPLCVNSDHNGGYVDSAQINGQTSSEEHELIIRTMAQGRYVTHVDLVKPVSGGLGFSVVGLRNENQGELGIFVQEIQTGSVAYCDGKLKEGDQILAINGQPLDQNISHQQAIALLQSASEHVQITVARGAIPQLSSPVVSRTPSAASTLSAHSSGTHWTQVEAIELVNDGTGLGFGIVGGKTTGVIVKTILPGGIADKDGRLRSGDHILRIGDTDLHGLGSEQVAQVLRQCGNRIKLLITRATVDNASPVPVALPTVTEQQDIEEAEKDAFDVSLTKNTQGLGITIAGYVGDKNSEASGIFVKSITAGSTVEQDGRIHVGDQIIAVDGVNIQSYTNQQAVELLRHTGQTVHLRLVRHGFRPEDTLLPIMPATIEAKPRQECDSMHDTTELIAAAAAISPCTSEQKKGIKLNDDEEEELMKKWQNALSPSNEVIVVQVEKFSENSGLGISLEASSGHHYICSVLPEGPVGRSGKLYSGDELLEVNGIPLRGKTHKEVVSILKELPVCVHLACCRPAPLPLTDLPRIEDVAPQSTEKDFDDAEDFLLPGESETSLRDLVPEETAGTSLAMWESEIQDIELEKGERGLGFSILDYQDPTDPAKTVIVIRSLVPEGVAELDGRLLPGDRLMYVNSMNLESASLEEAVQALKGASLGTVHIGVAKPLPTPSSIFSALSRMEGDEDEEEEEEEVLFRAEPVLIDTSDVDLSDEKFDHHYGSEEDDTFQASMIALHGSTCSADLTYQMSMQGSTPQRNTHLDSFMEYPFMTSSEPFSPEDKGTSVRLEAGTVSHSNLVMEHDLKTMDSMDPMMSKAGIFSANPASICKEETLAMPLYREMGPIVPEMHEVGYVGASQEEEDDFPMDKTQEEETDQQEMTPGSNFERTITVVKGNSSLGMTVSAVKDGVGMLIRSIIHGGAISRDGRLGVGDLILAINGEATGNLTNAQARAMLRRHSLIGSDMGSSIAPDEELCPFYIITYVPAEYLEEYKALKQATNDAFAMDALNTPRSVAELPEREDGEGEESELQTANFSNWNQPRKVELYREAGKSLGISIVGGRGMGSRLNNGEVMRGIFIKHILEDSPAGHNGTLKTGDRIVQVDGVDLRDASHEQAVDAIRKAGNPVVFLVQSIITRPRKPPVPFLQLNSSSNAPGRFINSLPQTSAADSVEGKTARVSTPNNKDVESHSRLFLRLSPTNPFTPTPFKLNREPGKISPTMPFLSVPRIGETDTDSLTDIPGHLTLPCDTVEEEEDEFGYTWKKVVERYGSLPGVLHMIELEKGRSGLGLSLAGNRDRSRMSVFVVGIDPNGAAGRDGRIIVGDELLEINGQILYGRSHQNASSIIKSAPSKVKIIYIRNTDSLAQMAVIPMKEFGDVLDTQPEEEGGLAFSEEDKNGKSLQDVKDDGAAEMKVQEGNTQPGDRLMVVETAHGLSVEKVTLLLSKAKNSSKPTLCTDSHGPISTSSNQIRRLSDPVVISSMPLSLTPPEMESVKSSSRSSTPATLTSDPVTCPIIPGCETTIDISKGRTGLGLSIVGGCDTLLGAIIIHEVYEEGAAAKDGRLWAGDQILEVNGIDLHTASHDEAINVLRQTPQRVRLTVFRDEAQYKEEELWDVLSVELQKKPGQSLGLSIVGRRNDTGVFVSDIVKGGIVESDGRLMQGDQILSVNGEDVRSATQESVAALLKCCIGPIKLEVGRFKAGPFHSERRLSQGSQLSDGGSCKASQLSFTGSGRSQEDFENICRSQESLDHDLRTVELSKSPSESLGISIAGGVGSPLGDVPIFIAMMNPAGLAAQTQKLRVGDRILSICDISTEGMAHSQAVSLLKNTTGTISLQVIGGDTTVTGPALDQTSGLTSSSIFHDDLGPPQCKTISLERGPDGLGFSIVGGFGSPHGDLPIYVKTVFGKGAAAEDGRLKRGDQIVAVNGQSLEGVTHEEAVGILKKTKGTITLTILS; encoded by the exons atgatTGAAACAATTG ACACACAGCGCTGTCTGCAGGCAGTGGAACGACTACAGGCTCGTCTGAAGGAGAGAGGAGGCGACGTGCCCTCTGAGGAGAAACTGAACCTGCTCAAATCCGTCCTGCAAAGCCCTCTGTTCCACCAGATCCTCGCTCTCCAGAAATCCGGACAGCATCTAAAGGAACAG cctttGTGTGTAAACTCAGATCATAATGGAGGATATGTTGACTCAGCTCAGATTAATGGACAAACCTCATCAGAGGAGCACGAGCTCATCATTCGCACCATGGctcag GGTCGTTACGTAACTCATGTTGACTTGGTGAAGCCGGTATCAGGAGGCCTGGGCTTTAGCGTGGTAGGACTGCGAAATGAGAACCAAGGAGAACTTGGCATTTTCGTACAGGAAATCCAGACGGGGAGCGTTGCATACTG TGATGGGAAGCTAAAGGAAGGAGATCAGATCCTGGCGATAAATGGACAGCCACTGGACCAGAACATCAGCCATCAGCAGGCAATTGCGCTGCTGCAAAGCGCATCTGAGCATGTACAGATTACGGTTGCCAGAGGGGCAATACCTCAGCTTTCCAGCCCAGTGGTGTCCAGAACACCCAGTGCTGCTAGTACACTGTCTGCACATTCAAGTGGG ACTCACTGGACACAGGTGGAGGCCATAGAGCTAGTCAATGATGGCACCGGTTTGGGTTTCGGCATCGTCGGGGGTAAAACTACTGGTGTCATTGTCAAGACTATTCTACCTGGTGGGATTGCTGATAAG GATGGTCGCTTGCGCAGTGGTGATCACATCCTGCGTATCGGGGACACTGACCTGCACGGTTTGGGCAGTGAGCAGGTTGCTCAGGTGCTGCGGCAGTGTGGCAACCGAATCAAACTGCTCATCACCAGAGCAACAGTGGACAACGCTTCCCCTGTGCCAGTAGCCCTGCCAACTGTTACTGAGCAACAG GACATTGAAGAAGCGGAGAAGGATGCATTCGATGTAAGTCTGACAAAGAACACTCAGGGTCTCGGCATCACCATCGCAGGATATGTTGGAGACAAGAACTCTG AGGCCTCTGGGATATTTGTGAAGAGCATCACTGCAGGAAGTACCGTGGAGCAGGATGGCCGCATCCACGTCGGAGATCAGATCATAGCT GTGGACGGTGTGAACATACAGAGCTACACCAATCAGCAGGCAGTGGAGCTCTTACGCCACACCGGTCAAACTGTCCATCTCAGACTTGTTCGCCATGGCTTTAGACCAGAAGACACTCTCCTGCCAATCATGCCCGCGACCATCGAGGCTAAACCAAGACAGGAGTGTGACAGCATGCATG ACACTACGGAACTCATCGCCGCCGCTGCCGCTATCTCTCCGTGCACCTCTGAACAAAAGAAAG GCATCAAGCtgaatgatgatgaggaagaggagcttATGAAGAAATGGCAAAACGCTCTCAGTCCTAGCAACGAAGTTATT gtggtacAGGTAGAGAAATTTAGTGAGAACAGTGGACTGGGAATCAGTTTAGAAGCAAGTTCTGGTCACCACTACATATGCTCGGTTTTACCCGAGGGACCTGTAGGACGTTCTGGAAAGCTCTACAGCGGAGACGAACTTCTCGAG gtgaatgGGATACCTCTTAGAGGTAAGACACATAAGGAAGTAGTGAGCATTTTGAAGGAGCTGCCCGTGTGTGTGCACCTGGCCTGCTGTAGGCCCGCCCCTTTGCCGTTGACTGACCTACCGCGGATTGAAGACGTGGCTCCACAGTCGACAGAAAAG gacTTTGACGATGCTGAAGACTTCCTCCTGCCTGGAGAATCAGAGACGAGCCTAAGAGATCTCGTGCCAGAAGAGACTGCGGGAACTTCATTGGCAATGTGGGAGTCAGAGATCCAGGACATTGAACTAGAGAAAGGAGAACGTGGACTGGGTTTTAGCATCCTAGACTACCAG GATCCTACGGACCCAGCTAAGACAGTGATCGTGATCCGATCTCTGGTGCCTGAAGGTGTGGCTGAACTCGACGGACGTTTGTTGCCTGGAGACCGACTGATGTATGTCAACAGCATGAACCTCGAGAGTGCCAGTCTGGAGGAGGCAGTTCAGGCGCTGAAGGGGGCCAGCTTAGGCACCGTCCACATTGGAGTAGCCAAACCACTGCCT ACTCCCTCCTCTATCTTCTCGGCTCTGTCGCGGATGGAGggagatgaggatgaggaggaggaggaggaagaagtcTTATTCCGCGCTGAGCCTGTACTG ATTGACACTAGCGATGTGGACTTGTCAGACGAGAAGTTCGATCATCATTACGGCAGCGAGGAAGACGACACGTTTCAGGCGTCCATGATCGCTCTACACGGAAGCACCTGCAGTGCAGACCTCACCTATCAGATGTCCATGCAAGGCTCCACCCCTCAG AGAAACACTCACCTGGATTCGTTCATGGAGTATCCTTTCATGACGTCATCTGAGCCATTTTCTCCTGAGGACAAGGGAACATCTGTAAGGCTTGAAGCTGGGACAGTAAGCCACTCCAATCTGGTTATGGAACATGATTTAAAGACAATGGACTCCATGGACCCAATGATGTCAAAAGCTGGGATTTTTAGCGCAAACCCTGCTTCCATTTGTAAAGAAGAGACGCTTGCAATGCCATTATACAGAGAAATGGGACCGATCGTGCCAGAGATGCATGAAGTTGGTTATGTTGGTGCTTCTCAGGAGGAG GAAGATGATTTCCCAATGGATAAAACTCAAGAAGAAGAAACCGATCAACAAGAAATGACCCCAGGGAGCAATTTTGAGAGGACCATCACTGTTGTCAAGGGCAACTCAAGTTTag GAATGACAGTGAGTGCAGTGAAGGACGGTGTGGGTATGCTGATCCGCAGTATCATTCATGGCGGGGCTATAAGCAGAGATGGACGCTTAGGTGTTGGAGATCTCATTCTCGCCATCAACGGCGAAGCAACCGGGAACCTGACCAATGCACAGGCACGAGCCATGCTgcgcagacactcactcattggATCTGACATGGG ATCCTCAATTGCTCCGGATGAGGAGCTCTGCCCCTTTTATAT CATTACCTATGTCCCAGCTGAGTATTTAGAGGAATACAAGGCTCTTAAGCAGGCTACAAATGATGCCTTTGCCATGGATGCATTAAACACACCAAG GTCTGTAGCAGAGCTTCCTGAGAGGGAGGATGGTGAAGGAGAGGAAAGCGAACTACAGACAGCAAACTTCAGCAACTGGAACCAACCTAGGAA GGTGGAGCTCTACAGAGAGGCAGGAAAATCTCTCGGTATCAGCATTGTTGGTGGGCGAGGCATGGGTAGTCGTCTGAACAATGGCGAAGTGATGAGGGGAATCTTCATCAAGCACATCCTTGAAGACAGCCCTGCAGGACACAACGGAACTCTGAAAACCGGAGACAGAATtgtgcag gtggatGGTGTAGATCTGCGAGACGCCAGTCATGAGCAAGCTGTAGACGCCATACGTAAAGCCGGCAACCCCGTCGTGTTCCTGGTACAGAGCATTATCACCCGACCCAGG AAGCCACCTGTTCCCTTTCTGCAGCTAAACAGCAGCTCTAATGCACCAGGCCGCTTTATAAACTCCCTACCGCAG ACATCGGCAGCAGACTCCGTCGAGGGCAAAACAGCGCGAGTCTCAACCCCCAACAACAAG gATGTTGAGAGTCACAGTAGGCTTTTCCTCCGTCTCTCCCCAACTAACCCTTTCACCCCTACTCCATTTAAG CTGAATCGAGAGCCAGGGAAAATTTCCCCTACAATGCCGTTCCTCTCGGTGCCACGCATAGGCGAGACGGACACGGACTCACTGACTGATATCCCCGGTCATCTCACGCTTCCCTGTGACACggtggaagaagaggaagacgaGTTTGGCTACACTTGGA AAAAGGTGGTCGAACGTTATGGGAGTCTGCCCGGTGTGTTGCATATGATCGAGCTGGAGAAGGGAAGAAGTGGTTTAGGCCTGAGTCTGGCAGGGAACAGGGATCGTTCAAGAATGAGTGTCTTCGTAGTAGGCATCGATCCTAACGGAGCAGCCGGGAGAGATGGACGCATCATTGTAGGAGATGAACTGCTGGAG ATCAATGGTCAGATTCTGTATGGTCGCTCCCATCAGAACGCCTCATCTATCATCAAGAGTGCACCATCTAAAGTAAAAATCATCTACattag AAACACAGATTCTCTCGCTCAGATGGCTGTCATCCCAATGAAGGAATTCGGAGACGTTCTGGATACACAACCAGAG GAAGAGGGAGGACTGGCGTTTAGTGAGGAGGACAAGAACGGCAAGAGCCTTCAGGATGTTAAAGATGATGGAGCAGCAGAGATGAAAGTACAG GAGGGTAATACACAACCAGGAGACAGACTGATGGTGGTAGAAACGGCACATGGCCTCTCTGTGGAGAAG GTGACATTACTACTGAGCAAAGCAAAGAACTCAAGCAAGCCCACTCTCTGTACAGATAGCCACGGTCCAATATCAACCTCATCCAACCAGATACGGAGATTATCAGACCCAGTTGTGATCTCCAGTATGCCTCTGTCCTTGACACCCCCTGAAATGGAATCTGTCAAGA GTTCCAGCAGATCATCAACCCCCGCGACCCTGACCTCTGACCCTGTGACCTGCCCCATAATCCCTGGTTGCGAGACTACCATTGACATCTCCAAAGGAAGAACAGGACTCGGCCTCAGCATCGTGGGTGGCTGTGACACACTGCTG GGCGCTATAATAATTCATGAGGTGTATGAAGAAGGTGCTGCTGCTAAAGATGGAAGACTCTGGGCAGGAGATCAGATTCTTGAG gtGAACGGTATTGACCTACACACAGCATCCCACGACGAAGCGATAAACGTGTTGAGGCAGACTCCACAGCGAGTGCGTCTGACTGTGTTCCGCGATGAAGCACAGTATAAGGAGGAGGAGCTGTGGGATGTGCTGTCAGTGGAGCTGCAGAAGAAACCAGGCCAAAGCCTCGGGCTCAGTATCGTCGGAAGGAG GAATGATACCGGTGTGTTTGTGTCCGACATTGTGAAGGGAGGCATCGTGGAGAGTGACGGCCGGCTGATGCAGGGAGATCAGATTTTGTCTGTTAACGGTGAGGATGTTCGATCAGCAACACAGGAGTCTGTTGCCGCCTTGCTAAAG TGTTGCATTGGTCCAATCAAATTAGAGGTGGGTCGCTTCAAGGCAGGGCCGTTCCACTCAGAGAGACGCCTGTCTCAGGGCAGTCAG ttaagCGATGGTGGAAGCTGTAAAGCCAGCCAGCTGTCTTTCACTGGATCTGGCAGATCACAAGAAGACTTTGAGAACATCTGCAGAAGTCAGGAAT CACTGGACCATGACCTCCGAACTGTGGAGCTCTCCAAG AGTCCATCTGAGTCCCTGGGAATAAGTATAGCAGGTGGAGTGGGCAGTCCTCTGGGCGACGTGCCCATCTTCATTGCCATGATGAACCCCGCTGGTTTGGctgcacagacacagaaactcaga GTTGGCGACAGAATCCTTTCAATCTGTGACATATCTACAGAAGGCATGGCCCACAGCCAAGCTGTATCACTGTTAAAAAACACCACAGGAACCATAAGCCTACAG GTTATTGGAGGTGACACTACAGTAACAGGTCCTGCCCTGGATCAAACATCTGGACTCACCAGCAGCAGCATCTTCCACGATGACCTGGG TCCTCCTCAGTGTAAGACTATTAGTCTGGAGAGAGGGCCAGACGGATTGGGCTTCAGCATAGTGGGAGGATTCGGCAGTCCCCATGGCGACCTGCCCATCTATGTCAAAACAGTGTTTGGGAAG GGTGCAGCTGCAGAAGATGGGCGTCTAAAGCGTGGAGATCAGATAGTTGCCGTCAACGGTCAGAGTTTAGAAGGAGTCACCCATGAGGAGGCTGttggtattttaaaaaaaaccaaaggGACCATCACACTTACCATACTCTCATAG